TTCGAATTATCGGCGATGATTCTAACCTCCAAAGATCACTCCGAATATTCTCGGAACTCAAAGCGATTATCGAAAACACAGGACAACTCAAAACTGAGCAAGTTGAGACCGCACTTTCTAACGGCAGCACCGTAAGTAAACAAACCAAGCAAAATCCTATTGCCACTCCTTCTTCCATTGACCTCTTCGAGAAAACGAAAAAAGTTCATCCAAGAACACCGGGGCAATCTGAGTACATTAAATCGATTGGAGAACACGATCTTGTATTCTGCACAGGACCTGCTGGCTGCGGAAAAACGTTCCTGGCAGTTGCGATGGCCATTCACGCCTTAAGAACCGAACAAGTTCGTAAAATTGTACTGGTTCGACCTGCCGTTGAAGCGGGAGAAAAATTAGGGTTCCTGCCTGGCGATATGTTGGCAAAAGTCAATCCTTTTTTACGCCCCCTCCTGGATGCATTAGGAAGCTTGCTCGATTATGAGCAAGTCAATCGTTATATGGATAATGATATTGTCGAAGTTGTGCCCTTAGCTTTTATGCGCGGACGAACCCTCGACAATACCTTTATCATTATGGATGAAGCACAAAACACAACAATCACCCAGATGAAGATGTTTTTAACAAGGATGGGTATGGGTTCGAAAATTGTGGTCACTGGAGATACTTCACAAATTGACTTACCCCCTGACATTTCCTGTGGCATGACCGATGCCATGAATCGCTTGCGAAATATTAAAGGTGTAGGAACAGTACAATTAAAAAATGAAGATATTGTCAGACACAGATTAGTTGGTGAAATTGTAAAAGCTTACCAAAACGAAGATTCGTTGGGGCACTAATCCTCATTCAAATTCCTTTTTTCTAAAACCATTCTCATTCCAGGTCGTATCAATGGCTTTTTTTGGTTCTAAAAAATCCCGAACTGCACTTGCTGCCAGTTTGCGCGATTCTTCCAAATTAAGTTCGAGGCTGCGCGACTTACTGAGTGATCGAGGCACGTTTTCGCGTTTGGCTGCTTGTCTGTTAGCGATCGCAATTTTAATGATCGCCGTTGAAAGCTGGAAAGCTCCTTTTCCTTACCGTCTCGGAGAGTTTTCAGAACACGGTATTCTAGCCAATACATCCTTCAAAGTTGCTAATCCAATCGAAACAGATCGGGAACGCACGCAAAAAGAATCCGCTGTGCCGTACTCTTTCAATCAGCAACCAGAAATGATCGAAAAACTACCATTGCTGCTCAGAGAAGATTTGATCGCAATTGCGAAAGCCAAATCATTGGACGATTTGGATATCGATACAAAAGCAGAATTAGGTTTAACTTCATCCAGACGTCTAGAACAATTTATCGATCAGTTTCCAGAAGAGTCCGAACAGACATTCGCAGAGCTAAAATCAGTCGTGAGTAGCCCTGATTCCAATGATACAAAAAAAATTGATGAAATTGTTGCTGACTTTAAAAAGTTAATCTCACCACTTCTGACTTACGGTATTGTAAATGAAAACGAACTCACGAAAAATGAAATTCGTGCTGACGATGCCATTGCAATCATTAATGAAAGTAATGATTCACGACGCATAGTAACCACATTTGACATTCGCCTCACGAATCAACTTTCCGAAAATGGTGTCATTGGAAGAGAGTGGAAAAAATATCCCAAATTAGCCCCTATTTCTGCAATCCTTTCGCACTGGCTCCTCTTTCAAGCACCAACCACACTCGTCTATGACGCAACAAAAACATTAGATCAGCGAAAACAGGCTCGTATGCAGGTGGCTGAAATTTTCGATACATTTCAACGGGGAACGATTCTGGTTGAACCGGGGCAAATGATTGAAGATACACAACTTGTATTGCTGTATGCAGAATATGAAGCAAAAGAACTGACTGTTCCAACCTATGAACGCGTTA
The Gimesia aquarii DNA segment above includes these coding regions:
- a CDS encoding PhoH family protein → MSEATLSFSDPDHIPILLGTHDCHIRQIQDALGVNVVHREDELRIIGDDSNLQRSLRIFSELKAIIENTGQLKTEQVETALSNGSTVSKQTKQNPIATPSSIDLFEKTKKVHPRTPGQSEYIKSIGEHDLVFCTGPAGCGKTFLAVAMAIHALRTEQVRKIVLVRPAVEAGEKLGFLPGDMLAKVNPFLRPLLDALGSLLDYEQVNRYMDNDIVEVVPLAFMRGRTLDNTFIIMDEAQNTTITQMKMFLTRMGMGSKIVVTGDTSQIDLPPDISCGMTDAMNRLRNIKGVGTVQLKNEDIVRHRLVGEIVKAYQNEDSLGH